In Moorella sp. Hama-1, a single genomic region encodes these proteins:
- a CDS encoding carbohydrate kinase family protein, with protein MRYNSRVLVTGDLNLDLIIKELNFVPAPGQEVFIPDIYFSVGGSAANTAVALARLGTQVSLHGYRSDDFFSQYIREKLAGAGVDTSLLHPAPDTKTGLSIAITSNKDRSFISYQGSNAVYRPLLQPLELKPFTHLHISALNWKENIAAYGQLLQAAREEGVSTSLDTGWFEFALVREEIFNLLTMVDVFFPNEAEALALTGATSWEGALGTLAGLVGVAVITRGRQGVVVQNGQERLYLPAFTVQSVDAVGAGDAFAAGFLHSYLQGWELKNCVLWASACGALAATRWGGAEAAPTAAEVQAFLRGQGLKMDGYLSA; from the coding sequence TTGCGCTATAACTCCAGAGTCTTAGTTACCGGCGATCTTAACCTGGATCTTATTATTAAGGAGCTAAATTTTGTACCTGCACCGGGCCAGGAGGTCTTTATACCTGATATATATTTTTCAGTGGGGGGGAGTGCAGCCAATACGGCCGTAGCCCTGGCCAGGTTAGGGACTCAGGTTAGCCTGCACGGTTACCGGAGTGACGACTTTTTCAGCCAGTATATAAGAGAAAAACTGGCAGGGGCCGGGGTGGACACATCTTTATTACACCCTGCCCCCGATACAAAAACCGGCCTCAGTATAGCCATTACTTCTAATAAGGACCGCTCTTTTATCAGCTATCAGGGCAGCAACGCAGTTTACAGGCCGTTGCTACAGCCCCTAGAATTAAAGCCTTTCACTCACCTGCATATCTCCGCCCTGAACTGGAAGGAGAATATAGCCGCCTACGGGCAGCTGTTGCAGGCCGCCCGGGAAGAAGGAGTAAGCACCTCCCTGGATACAGGTTGGTTTGAGTTTGCTCTGGTGCGGGAGGAAATCTTTAACCTCTTAACAATGGTCGATGTCTTCTTCCCCAATGAGGCTGAGGCCCTGGCCCTTACCGGGGCGACTAGCTGGGAAGGTGCCCTGGGGACCCTGGCGGGTCTGGTAGGCGTGGCTGTCATTACCAGGGGCAGGCAGGGTGTGGTGGTTCAAAATGGCCAAGAGCGTTTGTACCTGCCGGCTTTTACCGTCCAGAGTGTGGATGCCGTGGGGGCTGGCGATGCCTTCGCAGCCGGCTTCCTGCACTCCTACCTGCAGGGTTGGGAGCTTAAGAATTGTGTTTTGTGGGCCAGCGCCTGCGGAGCCCTGGCAGCTACCAGGTGGGGCGGGGCTGAGGCAGCACCCACAGCGGCGGAGGTGCAGGCATTCCTGCGGGGTCAGGGATTAAAAATGGATGGGTATCTGTCAGCATAG
- a CDS encoding ABC transporter permease, translating to MSRHTWTDSWQRATTSPLFTYVIIAPLVLVLWGYVVQPLLATFLSSVTTPEGGLTLAHYREFFHWGANLEALFTSLLISVLSVLTTSAVGVGLAFLLHRFEFPGRKLLETLALVPMALPPLIGVLTFMFLFSESGIIPRGLQVLFGLERVPFALKGIGGVLMVHTFTMYPYFYLSAAAAFAGMDPSIEEAAYNLGARRWQVWTRVILPMLTPALVAGSLLVFMISMASYTAPLIFGVDRTMTMQIYISRTNGNLALASAQSTILSAVSITFLVLMRWYQGRRTYRSLSKGVTALRMEVRNPVMRYLAITGAVLAVILLLLPILTLVLISFSKDTTWTVQVLPPQYTLENYVRLFTDPRAWEPIRNSLEMSTIAAGGDIILGVAAAYVVTRLAFKGKGLLDAAVMLPWALPGTVVGINLITAFNRPSMFSLGQVLVGTFWILPLAYFVRFAPLVFRSSAAALAQLDPSLEEAARNLGASWCYSFRRVTLPLMLRGVVGGALMAFVQGVGEFVASILIYTHSSRPISVEINNRMYSFEFGTAAAYGVLQILLILVALFLTKRMEQGSTSNII from the coding sequence ATGTCAAGGCACACCTGGACCGATAGCTGGCAGCGCGCCACTACCTCCCCCCTATTTACCTATGTTATCATAGCCCCCCTGGTGCTGGTGCTCTGGGGCTATGTGGTGCAACCTTTGCTGGCCACATTTTTATCCAGCGTTACTACCCCTGAAGGTGGCTTAACCCTTGCGCATTACCGGGAATTTTTTCATTGGGGTGCTAACCTGGAGGCCCTTTTTACCAGCCTCTTGATTTCAGTTCTTAGCGTGTTAACCACAAGCGCGGTTGGTGTCGGCCTGGCGTTTTTACTCCACCGTTTCGAGTTTCCAGGGCGAAAGTTGCTGGAAACCCTGGCCCTGGTACCTATGGCCCTACCGCCGCTGATTGGTGTTCTCACTTTTATGTTCCTCTTTTCCGAAAGCGGTATAATTCCCCGCGGCTTGCAAGTACTGTTCGGGCTGGAAAGAGTTCCGTTTGCCCTCAAGGGCATTGGCGGCGTCCTGATGGTCCACACCTTTACCATGTATCCCTACTTTTATTTATCCGCTGCGGCGGCTTTTGCAGGGATGGACCCTTCAATAGAAGAGGCGGCTTATAACCTGGGGGCGCGCCGCTGGCAGGTCTGGACGAGGGTAATCCTGCCCATGCTTACTCCCGCGCTGGTTGCCGGCTCGCTATTGGTTTTTATGATCTCTATGGCTTCGTACACTGCCCCGCTGATTTTTGGCGTCGACCGGACTATGACCATGCAAATCTATATCTCCCGGACCAATGGCAATCTGGCTCTGGCTTCAGCCCAGTCAACCATCCTTTCGGCGGTTTCCATTACCTTCCTGGTGCTGATGCGCTGGTATCAGGGGAGGCGGACCTACCGTAGCCTGTCTAAAGGGGTGACTGCCCTCCGCATGGAAGTCCGGAATCCGGTTATGCGCTACCTGGCCATAACAGGGGCGGTACTCGCCGTCATTTTACTGCTGTTGCCAATCCTGACCTTGGTACTGATATCCTTTTCCAAAGATACTACCTGGACGGTGCAGGTTTTGCCTCCCCAATATACCCTGGAGAATTACGTCCGCCTGTTTACCGATCCCCGTGCCTGGGAGCCCATCCGCAACAGCCTGGAAATGAGTACTATTGCCGCCGGCGGAGATATTATTCTGGGCGTTGCCGCTGCTTACGTGGTGACGCGCTTGGCCTTTAAGGGGAAAGGGCTCTTAGACGCTGCCGTCATGCTGCCATGGGCCCTGCCCGGCACGGTGGTGGGTATTAACCTGATTACAGCCTTCAACCGGCCTTCTATGTTTAGCCTGGGACAGGTACTGGTAGGAACTTTCTGGATTTTACCCCTGGCCTACTTTGTCCGTTTTGCCCCCCTTGTATTCCGCTCCAGTGCGGCAGCCCTGGCCCAGCTAGACCCCAGCCTTGAGGAAGCTGCACGCAACCTGGGCGCCAGCTGGTGCTATAGTTTCCGCCGGGTGACCCTGCCTTTAATGTTGCGCGGCGTAGTTGGAGGCGCGCTCATGGCCTTTGTCCAGGGCGTAGGGGAGTTTGTCGCTTCGATTTTGATCTATACCCACAGCAGCCGGCCCATATCCGTAGAGATTAATAATCGCATGTATTCCTTTGAATTTGGCACTGCGGCAGCCTATGGCGTTTTGCAGATACTCCTGATCTTAGTAGCACTGTTCCTCACGAAACGCATGGAGCAGGGTAGCACCAGCAATATAATTTGA
- a CDS encoding OsmC family protein, giving the protein MGKVTINWAGKMQFIGDDGAGHQVAMDASPVYGGENQGTRPMDLMLMALGGCTGIEVSHILQKMRVSFDSLVITVEGERADDHPKIFTRMRVSYHFRGKNLPPAKVAQAIKLADEVYCSAANMMRAAGKIEYAFIINDQKYPYPYLEKASNA; this is encoded by the coding sequence ATGGGAAAAGTAACAATTAATTGGGCCGGTAAGATGCAGTTTATCGGCGATGACGGCGCCGGCCACCAGGTGGCTATGGATGCCAGCCCCGTCTACGGCGGGGAGAACCAGGGCACCAGGCCTATGGATCTAATGCTCATGGCCCTGGGGGGGTGTACCGGTATTGAAGTGAGTCATATCCTCCAGAAGATGCGGGTGAGTTTTGACAGCCTGGTTATAACTGTTGAAGGGGAAAGGGCGGACGACCACCCGAAGATTTTTACCCGGATGCGGGTAAGCTATCACTTCCGGGGGAAAAACCTGCCTCCGGCGAAGGTAGCCCAGGCCATTAAACTGGCCGATGAGGTTTACTGTTCGGCAGCCAACATGATGAGGGCGGCTGGTAAAATCGAGTATGCCTTCATCATCAACGATCAGAAGTATCCCTACCCGTACCTGGAAAAGGCCAGCAACGCCTAA
- the argH gene encoding argininosuccinate lyase yields MKLRSEIVAREGVAFPGRSFVEAVLRPMYDEAKTNLLLPMMDIHKAHLVMLVEQGIVGREAARKIVAALNSLDLEALARSVYDWQHEDLFFRVEDLLFQYAGEVAGNLHIARSRNDMGVTMYRMVLRERILEAVDAAIQLYEALLAMAEEHAGTVMLAHTHTQQAQPTTLGHWLLAAADVLGRDIGRLQEAYGTVNLSPMGAAAFSTSGFAIKRELVADLLGFDGLVENSYDAIAGADYLSGTAAAIILISLHTGRVVQDLLQWCTNEFSRVRVADPYFQISSIMPQKRNPVSLEHSRALLSSAAGNATTVLQMLHNTPFGDIVDTEDDMQPYLWRSLETVKRVFHLLAAVIITMEVDRGRLLDQARASYANVTELADTLVRDCGLPFRTAHRVVAVAVKKALQRGCGDVRQLEPELLEEAAREILDHNLGLKPQQFEQALDPQHFVAVRQVRGGVAPVEVKRMLAERASRETALSAWVATARQRLQEARTRLATACQALQG; encoded by the coding sequence TTGAAGTTGCGCTCAGAAATTGTGGCCCGGGAAGGAGTTGCCTTTCCGGGCAGGAGCTTTGTCGAAGCCGTACTGCGGCCTATGTATGATGAGGCCAAAACAAATTTGCTTTTGCCCATGATGGATATTCATAAGGCCCACCTCGTAATGCTGGTGGAACAGGGAATAGTGGGACGGGAAGCAGCCCGAAAAATCGTAGCGGCCCTGAACAGCCTGGATTTGGAGGCGTTAGCCAGGTCTGTTTATGACTGGCAGCACGAAGATTTATTCTTCCGGGTGGAAGACCTGCTGTTTCAATATGCGGGGGAGGTCGCCGGCAATCTGCATATTGCTCGTAGCCGGAACGACATGGGAGTAACCATGTACCGGATGGTACTGAGGGAGAGAATCCTGGAAGCCGTTGACGCCGCGATACAATTATATGAAGCACTACTGGCAATGGCAGAGGAGCATGCCGGCACCGTCATGCTGGCCCATACCCATACCCAACAGGCCCAGCCTACCACCCTGGGGCACTGGCTCCTGGCTGCTGCCGACGTCCTGGGACGGGATATCGGGCGGTTGCAGGAGGCCTATGGTACAGTTAATCTCAGCCCCATGGGGGCGGCCGCCTTCAGCACCTCAGGGTTTGCCATTAAGCGGGAACTAGTGGCGGATTTACTGGGGTTTGATGGCCTGGTGGAAAACTCCTACGACGCCATTGCCGGTGCCGACTACCTGAGCGGGACAGCGGCAGCTATTATCCTTATCTCCCTGCACACAGGACGGGTGGTACAGGACCTGCTGCAGTGGTGTACCAACGAATTCAGTCGGGTCCGGGTGGCTGATCCCTATTTTCAGATCAGTAGCATTATGCCCCAGAAGCGCAATCCGGTTTCCCTGGAGCACTCCCGCGCCCTTTTAAGCAGCGCGGCCGGTAACGCCACCACCGTCCTGCAGATGCTGCACAATACCCCCTTTGGCGATATAGTCGACACCGAGGACGATATGCAACCCTATCTCTGGCGCTCCCTGGAGACTGTAAAGAGGGTTTTTCACCTGCTGGCTGCGGTAATAATTACCATGGAAGTAGATCGCGGCCGCTTGTTGGACCAGGCCCGGGCCAGTTACGCCAACGTGACCGAACTGGCCGATACCCTGGTGCGGGACTGCGGACTCCCCTTCAGGACCGCCCACCGGGTTGTGGCCGTGGCAGTGAAGAAAGCCCTGCAGCGCGGTTGTGGGGATGTGCGCCAGCTAGAACCAGAACTCCTGGAGGAAGCGGCCCGGGAGATCCTCGACCACAACCTGGGGTTAAAACCGCAGCAGTTCGAGCAAGCCCTGGACCCGCAGCACTTTGTAGCGGTGCGCCAGGTACGGGGCGGGGTAGCCCCGGTAGAAGTTAAACGTATGCTGGCTGAACGGGCCAGCAGGGAAACCGCCCTGAGCGCCTGGGTGGCCACAGCCCGGCAAAGGCTGCAGGAAGCCAGGACCAGGCTGGCTACTGCTTGTCAGGCCCTGCAGGGATAG
- a CDS encoding ABC transporter ATP-binding protein, which translates to MITVILKDVSKVFPGGNVVVKDINLTIRAGEFFTLLGPSGCGKTTTLRMIAGFNYPSAGSIFFDDRDVTHVPPNDRGTGMVFQNYALFPHMTVFENVAFGLRVRKIPQAQIRQRVAAALAQVRLAGMEGRRIDQLSGGQQQRVALARALVIQPNLLLLDEPLSNLDAKLREETRTEIRRLQLASGITAIYVTHDQAEAMAISDRIAVMEGGRVHQVGTPPEIYHRPATRFVATFIGKSNLLEGVVDRIDGHRGLVKVADDLVIRVELERRNPPVKVIPGNRVLLAVRPEGIQLAQPGEMDNVLAGTVLGVEFGGAYTEYTVGVNNLKLVASVAASEGELRRKDDPIKLKLPPERIYLVE; encoded by the coding sequence GTGATTACAGTTATCCTGAAAGACGTTTCTAAAGTCTTTCCCGGTGGCAACGTTGTGGTCAAGGATATCAACCTGACCATTCGCGCCGGCGAGTTTTTTACTCTCCTGGGGCCGTCTGGTTGCGGCAAAACAACCACTTTGCGTATGATAGCCGGTTTTAATTATCCTTCGGCGGGGAGTATTTTCTTTGACGACCGCGATGTCACTCATGTACCGCCCAACGATCGCGGTACGGGGATGGTCTTCCAAAACTACGCCCTCTTTCCTCACATGACGGTATTTGAAAATGTAGCCTTTGGCCTGCGGGTCCGCAAGATCCCGCAGGCCCAAATTCGCCAGCGTGTTGCTGCCGCCCTTGCCCAGGTAAGGCTCGCCGGGATGGAAGGGCGCCGTATTGACCAGCTTTCGGGGGGGCAACAGCAGCGGGTGGCCTTGGCCAGGGCGCTGGTGATTCAACCTAATTTACTTCTTTTAGATGAACCCCTTTCCAATCTTGATGCCAAACTGCGAGAAGAAACGCGCACAGAAATTCGACGGTTACAGTTGGCGTCTGGCATTACAGCCATTTATGTCACCCACGACCAGGCAGAAGCCATGGCCATTTCCGACCGCATTGCCGTCATGGAGGGGGGGCGGGTTCACCAGGTGGGCACACCACCGGAGATTTATCACCGGCCGGCTACCCGGTTTGTAGCCACCTTTATTGGTAAGAGCAACCTGCTCGAGGGTGTTGTTGACAGGATAGATGGACACCGGGGGTTGGTGAAGGTTGCTGACGATCTTGTAATCCGGGTAGAGCTGGAGCGCCGTAACCCGCCGGTGAAAGTAATCCCCGGCAACCGCGTCTTGCTGGCGGTGCGACCGGAAGGAATTCAGTTGGCGCAACCCGGCGAAATGGATAATGTGCTGGCGGGAACGGTTTTAGGGGTGGAATTTGGCGGCGCCTACACTGAATATACCGTCGGTGTTAATAATTTAAAGCTGGTGGCTTCAGTTGCGGCCTCCGAGGGCGAGCTACGGCGCAAGGATGATCCCATTAAGCTAAAGCTTCCCCCGGAAAGAATCTACCTGGTGGAGTGA
- a CDS encoding sigma-54-dependent Fis family transcriptional regulator: MQVKEVMLNDPETLHYWQTLADAVAVYQRQQVNCAPVLDADGEVVGIITVFRLLEALQQGATLATRIEEVMDRKLVCIDEDTGFDQVADLPIDRLIVLNRNRRLSGVLTRITLIKKVHRALEKTELELAAVLEAVPSGIIAVDGEGRVCHLNPAASRLIGLPVAVALGQPAATILAPPGLSPFLTEIAGEQFHKAWVGGRTLAIRRNPITREGREQGAVLVLQDISELETISSELNVVKSLNRQLQSVIEACYDGMLVIDREDKVLGLNEACKRIMAGGSSGILKDQPLRPEAGEAEAQIGQLCRLVRESGKAATIMYHTPAGREVILTGNPVLDEQGAVSQVVINIRDMTELRRLKEEAQRAAAELQALRARHLAAPEIIYQSPAMERVVDQALRVAAVDSTVLITGESGAGKEVVAKLIHRHSQRREGPFMEINCGAIPENLLESELFGYEKGAFTGASKEGKVGLLEVANNGTLFLDEIGDLPLGLQVKLLRFLQEQKIYRLGGCHEIKLNVRILAATNKDLSRMVKEKAFREDLYYRLNVVPIILPPLRERREDILPLARHFLGIYNAKYGAAKRLSLAAGRALEAYPWPGNVRELQNVMERLVIMGEDDLIQPEYLPLDLEAEVVNAGRPLVLKELLPLQEAREQVEQQLIAMALERYGSLRQAARALGVSHSTLLRKAQQYGLDTPSVLAVAGHGLRAGTEVSKKRRRARQEV, encoded by the coding sequence GTGCAGGTTAAAGAGGTTATGCTCAATGACCCGGAGACCCTCCATTATTGGCAGACCCTGGCTGATGCCGTGGCCGTCTACCAGCGCCAGCAGGTCAACTGCGCCCCGGTCCTGGATGCCGACGGCGAGGTGGTGGGTATTATCACCGTCTTTCGACTGCTGGAGGCCCTGCAGCAAGGGGCCACCCTGGCCACGCGCATTGAGGAGGTCATGGACCGGAAACTGGTCTGTATTGATGAAGACACCGGCTTTGACCAGGTGGCCGACCTGCCCATTGACCGCCTGATTGTTCTCAACAGGAACCGGCGCCTGAGCGGCGTCCTGACGCGGATTACCCTGATTAAGAAGGTCCACCGGGCCCTGGAGAAGACGGAACTGGAGCTGGCGGCGGTCTTGGAGGCCGTGCCCAGCGGCATTATTGCCGTTGACGGGGAAGGGAGGGTCTGCCATCTCAACCCGGCGGCATCCCGGTTGATTGGTCTGCCTGTTGCCGTGGCCCTGGGCCAGCCGGCGGCTACGATCCTGGCGCCACCCGGCTTGAGCCCTTTTTTAACGGAAATAGCCGGGGAGCAGTTCCATAAAGCATGGGTGGGCGGCAGGACCCTGGCCATCCGCCGCAACCCCATTACCCGGGAGGGGCGGGAACAGGGGGCCGTCCTGGTCCTCCAGGACATCTCCGAGCTGGAGACCATATCCAGCGAGCTGAATGTAGTTAAATCCTTAAACCGGCAATTACAAAGCGTAATTGAAGCCTGCTACGACGGCATGCTGGTAATCGATCGGGAAGATAAAGTCCTGGGTTTGAATGAGGCCTGCAAGCGCATTATGGCCGGCGGCAGCTCCGGTATTCTCAAGGATCAACCCCTGCGACCGGAAGCCGGTGAGGCCGAGGCCCAGATCGGCCAGCTCTGCCGCCTGGTCCGGGAGAGCGGCAAGGCGGCTACCATTATGTACCATACCCCGGCCGGCAGGGAGGTCATCCTGACGGGTAACCCGGTCCTGGACGAACAGGGTGCTGTTTCCCAGGTGGTGATCAACATCCGCGATATGACCGAACTGCGCCGCTTGAAGGAAGAAGCCCAGCGGGCGGCGGCCGAACTCCAGGCCCTGCGGGCCCGCCACCTGGCGGCGCCGGAAATTATCTACCAGAGTCCGGCCATGGAGCGGGTGGTTGACCAGGCCCTGCGGGTGGCGGCTGTTGATTCTACCGTCCTGATCACCGGGGAATCGGGAGCCGGCAAGGAGGTCGTCGCCAAGCTCATTCACCGTCACAGCCAGCGGCGGGAGGGCCCCTTTATGGAAATAAACTGCGGCGCCATCCCGGAGAACCTGCTGGAATCGGAACTTTTCGGTTATGAGAAGGGGGCCTTTACCGGCGCCAGCAAGGAAGGCAAGGTCGGCCTCCTGGAGGTGGCCAACAACGGCACCCTTTTCCTGGATGAAATCGGCGACCTGCCCCTGGGGTTACAGGTCAAGCTTTTGCGCTTTCTCCAGGAACAAAAAATCTACCGTCTGGGGGGTTGTCACGAGATCAAACTCAATGTCCGCATCCTGGCGGCCACCAACAAGGACCTGAGCCGGATGGTCAAGGAAAAGGCCTTCCGGGAGGACCTCTACTATCGCTTGAATGTAGTACCCATCATCCTCCCGCCCCTGCGGGAGCGGCGGGAGGATATCCTGCCCCTGGCCCGTCACTTCCTGGGTATTTATAATGCTAAGTACGGTGCTGCTAAGCGCCTCTCCCTGGCAGCCGGTCGGGCCCTGGAGGCCTATCCCTGGCCCGGGAACGTCAGGGAGCTGCAGAACGTAATGGAGCGCTTGGTCATTATGGGGGAGGATGACTTAATTCAACCGGAGTACCTGCCCCTGGACCTGGAGGCGGAGGTCGTGAACGCCGGCCGGCCCCTGGTCCTTAAGGAACTCCTGCCCCTTCAGGAGGCCAGGGAACAGGTAGAGCAGCAGCTAATTGCCATGGCCCTGGAGCGGTATGGCAGCCTGCGCCAGGCGGCACGGGCTCTGGGCGTTTCCCATTCAACCCTTTTACGTAAGGCCCAGCAATACGGTTTGGATACGCCGTCTGTTTTGGCGGTGGCGGGTCACGGTCTGCGGGCAGGAACTGAAGTGTCTAAAAAGCGCCGCCGGGCCAGGCAGGAAGTATAA
- the nagB gene encoding glucosamine-6-phosphate deaminase — MEVLLARDYHQLSQMAARLVAAAIKEKPALTLGLATGATPLGLYRELVRLYQEGELDFSQVVTFNLDEYYGLFPDDPCSYHYYMETNFFQHVNLRRENIHLPPGRAEDVTATCAAYEAAIAAAGGIDLQVLGIGRNGHIGFNEPGAALNATTHLIDLAPETIRANARFFASINAVPRQAISMGMGSIMKARRILLLASGRDKAWAVAAALEGPVTTRVPASLLQLHPRVTVILDRAASRQLQGKANRDEGWPMCY; from the coding sequence ATGGAGGTCCTGCTGGCCAGGGATTATCACCAGTTGAGCCAGATGGCAGCCCGGCTGGTAGCCGCAGCGATTAAAGAGAAGCCCGCTTTGACCCTTGGCCTGGCTACAGGGGCTACACCTTTAGGTCTCTATCGGGAGCTGGTAAGGCTTTACCAGGAGGGCGAATTGGATTTTAGCCAGGTGGTCACCTTTAACCTGGATGAATATTACGGGCTGTTCCCTGATGACCCCTGTAGCTACCATTACTATATGGAAACAAATTTTTTCCAGCACGTCAACTTGCGGCGTGAGAATATTCACCTGCCGCCGGGCCGGGCAGAGGATGTAACGGCAACCTGCGCCGCCTATGAGGCGGCCATTGCCGCGGCAGGGGGTATTGACCTGCAGGTGCTGGGTATTGGCCGGAACGGCCATATAGGCTTCAATGAGCCAGGGGCGGCCTTGAACGCTACCACGCACCTCATCGACCTGGCGCCGGAAACCATCCGCGCCAATGCCCGGTTTTTTGCCAGTATTAACGCCGTGCCGCGCCAGGCCATCTCCATGGGTATGGGCAGCATTATGAAGGCGCGGCGGATCCTGCTCCTGGCCAGTGGCCGTGATAAAGCCTGGGCGGTGGCTGCGGCTTTGGAGGGGCCGGTGACCACCAGGGTGCCGGCCTCCCTGTTGCAATTGCATCCGCGGGTAACAGTGATCCTGGACCGGGCGGCGTCCAGGCAGCTCCAGGGTAAAGCAAACAGGGACGAAGGCTGGCCTATGTGCTATTGA
- a CDS encoding extracellular solute-binding protein yields the protein MQRRKLWVFSVLLLLAVITTGCGGQKASQTPGSKAGQGAEENKLVIYTAREKGVTDIVIPRFEERYPEYKGQIQVLSMGGQEILERVRAEKENPQGDVWWGGTQQALGLAAKEGLLATLKPSFAEKIPAAYKDPNGVWYGEILLPEVIMYNTEALKPQEVPKDWDDLLDAKWKDKIVIRGVAASGTMRTIYAAMIYRFFKEDGKPDRGFEWLKKLDANTKEYTPNPTTLYLKLARQEGILSLWNMQDILIQKDQKGMPFGYVIPTSGAPILVDGVAMIKGAKHPKAAEKFLEFLFEEKMQVELAEKAFQIPAIKIDEAQLPQWLKGVNLKALDLNWDMMAAKEKEWIEYWDQNIKGKGGQ from the coding sequence ATGCAAAGGCGAAAATTATGGGTATTTAGCGTACTGTTGCTACTGGCTGTCATCACAACAGGATGCGGCGGGCAAAAGGCGAGCCAGACGCCGGGAAGCAAAGCAGGACAGGGAGCAGAAGAGAACAAGCTGGTGATTTATACCGCCCGGGAAAAAGGAGTCACCGATATAGTGATACCCAGGTTTGAGGAGAGGTACCCGGAGTACAAAGGCCAGATCCAGGTGCTGAGCATGGGGGGGCAGGAAATTCTGGAGCGTGTCAGGGCCGAGAAGGAGAACCCGCAGGGAGACGTGTGGTGGGGTGGTACGCAGCAAGCGCTGGGGCTGGCGGCGAAAGAAGGATTGCTGGCAACGTTGAAGCCTAGCTTTGCCGAAAAGATACCAGCTGCGTATAAAGATCCTAACGGGGTGTGGTATGGAGAAATTCTCCTGCCTGAAGTAATCATGTATAACACCGAGGCGCTTAAGCCCCAGGAAGTGCCTAAAGACTGGGACGATTTGCTGGATGCTAAATGGAAGGACAAGATTGTGATTCGCGGTGTTGCTGCTTCCGGGACGATGCGCACGATTTATGCGGCGATGATTTATCGCTTTTTCAAAGAAGACGGGAAACCTGACCGGGGATTTGAATGGCTGAAGAAGTTGGATGCGAATACCAAGGAGTATACGCCTAATCCAACGACGCTGTATTTGAAGCTGGCGCGGCAAGAGGGTATCCTGAGCCTTTGGAATATGCAGGATATCCTTATTCAAAAAGACCAGAAGGGAATGCCATTTGGCTATGTGATACCTACCAGCGGGGCTCCCATCCTGGTTGACGGGGTGGCGATGATAAAAGGAGCCAAACATCCCAAAGCGGCAGAGAAGTTTCTTGAGTTCTTATTTGAAGAGAAAATGCAGGTGGAGTTAGCCGAGAAGGCATTCCAGATCCCGGCTATAAAGATAGACGAGGCCCAACTACCCCAGTGGCTGAAAGGGGTAAATTTAAAGGCCTTGGACTTGAACTGGGATATGATGGCGGCTAAAGAGAAGGAATGGATCGAGTACTGGGATCAAAATATCAAGGGTAAAGGCGGGCAATAA